The Caldicellulosiruptor changbaiensis genome has a segment encoding these proteins:
- a CDS encoding DarT ssDNA thymidine ADP-ribosyltransferase family protein, with the protein MERIENIILQSEENKKIWIIFSEQSEEQSFLEFAKLSGIDDISAGSLIVFYLDVLYKYGINIDQLFEEPLDDYFGRCKYTVDDKEISKLFYEQDFYKKLKQCYGQWIKDIISNINELIIRRGYNKVEDVSISKTGNIKRLKKIADKVNEIIYNNISLENKIKELEERLGIEEIEKDKIFENITNQQNELNEITRRYDQIIKKNQVLKQEHENRIKILEEKRQSLLIEKEKLFNKKTELILLITTKREENAILRKKYESEKSKLYFKKEMTKFFDNITGNIAFLKKIIDGVKTGQAKDFSKLCRETLDRISDNENHIKVWSEEIKRIKERIKKIDTELDLIKKEFASERLRFEESTKEYNSIANIIEEKKKTIEDKIKKAREKENSINNIIKEINEIRKRLFTSQEVERLIELSNLLLCSSEILVKEVYDKIKIYIEENFRDQIDAINVLKLKIISLLYLVLLHSGKIENEYIYFLVEEGIEISKLDYDLLKGLLGKYFEIDYFTLKQNYEEYEDFNYDLLQQEKEENRNFENNEPSDYINELNDIGDLTKANRYEGEEEEKTSYLEFRDISVEERRIRLKESVEERKIEYLVHFTNLKNLKSIMTNGIIPVGYHDKYKISACINDSSRYDKCLDASSLSISFPNYRMFYKVRINNPSERWVIILLDPSIIWKKDCAFNRTNAANNQMSSTSLQYRKTIQAFNDMFGDEKLRKEIGLPSYFTTDPQAEVLVFDIIEPEYIRKIVVEKEEDREYILNTLSLNDEMVIVDVKYFRPRFDFNYWRGEDLIWL; encoded by the coding sequence ATGGAGAGAATTGAAAATATAATTTTACAATCTGAGGAGAATAAAAAAATATGGATTATTTTTTCAGAACAAAGTGAGGAACAATCTTTTTTGGAATTTGCAAAACTAAGCGGAATTGATGATATATCTGCTGGTTCTCTGATAGTATTTTATCTTGATGTTTTGTATAAATATGGAATTAATATAGATCAATTATTTGAAGAACCGCTGGATGATTATTTTGGCAGATGTAAATATACCGTTGATGATAAAGAAATTTCGAAGTTATTTTATGAACAGGATTTTTACAAGAAGCTAAAGCAGTGTTATGGACAGTGGATCAAAGATATTATATCTAATATTAATGAGCTGATAATCAGGAGAGGGTATAACAAAGTAGAAGATGTTTCTATTTCGAAAACAGGTAATATAAAAAGGTTAAAGAAAATAGCTGATAAGGTAAACGAAATAATTTATAATAATATTTCTCTGGAGAATAAAATAAAAGAACTTGAAGAAAGGCTTGGTATTGAAGAAATAGAAAAAGATAAGATTTTTGAAAATATAACAAATCAACAAAATGAGTTGAATGAGATTACGAGAAGGTACGACCAGATCATAAAGAAAAATCAAGTTTTGAAGCAAGAACATGAAAATAGAATTAAAATTTTAGAAGAAAAACGTCAAAGTTTACTAATTGAAAAAGAGAAATTATTTAATAAAAAAACAGAACTGATATTATTGATTACTACGAAAAGAGAAGAGAATGCTATACTCAGGAAAAAATATGAAAGCGAAAAAAGCAAACTTTATTTCAAAAAAGAGATGACAAAATTTTTCGATAATATTACAGGTAATATTGCTTTTTTGAAAAAAATAATTGATGGAGTGAAAACAGGGCAGGCAAAAGATTTTTCAAAGTTGTGTCGGGAAACACTTGACAGGATTTCTGATAATGAAAATCATATAAAAGTGTGGAGTGAAGAGATAAAAAGAATAAAAGAGAGGATTAAAAAAATAGATACTGAATTAGATTTAATTAAAAAAGAATTTGCCAGTGAAAGACTTAGATTTGAAGAAAGTACAAAGGAATATAATTCTATAGCTAATATAATTGAAGAAAAAAAGAAGACAATTGAAGATAAAATCAAAAAAGCAAGAGAAAAGGAGAATTCAATTAACAATATAATAAAAGAAATTAATGAAATTAGAAAAAGACTTTTTACAAGTCAGGAAGTTGAACGCTTGATTGAACTGAGTAATTTACTATTATGTAGCAGTGAAATTTTGGTAAAAGAAGTGTATGATAAAATCAAGATATACATTGAAGAAAATTTTAGAGACCAAATAGATGCTATAAACGTTCTAAAGTTAAAAATTATTAGTCTTTTGTATCTGGTTCTACTTCATTCTGGTAAAATTGAAAATGAGTATATATATTTTTTGGTTGAGGAAGGAATTGAAATTTCAAAATTAGATTATGATTTGTTGAAGGGTCTTCTGGGTAAATATTTTGAAATAGATTACTTTACGTTAAAGCAAAATTATGAGGAATATGAAGATTTTAATTACGACTTATTACAACAGGAAAAAGAGGAAAATAGAAATTTTGAAAATAATGAGCCATCTGATTATATAAATGAATTAAACGATATTGGGGATTTAACAAAAGCTAATAGGTATGAAGGAGAAGAAGAGGAAAAAACTTCATATTTGGAGTTTAGGGATATAAGTGTTGAAGAAAGGAGAATAAGATTAAAAGAATCTGTCGAAGAAAGGAAAATAGAATATCTTGTCCATTTTACTAATTTGAAAAATTTAAAAAGCATAATGACAAATGGAATTATTCCTGTAGGATATCATGATAAATACAAAATTTCTGCTTGCATTAATGATAGCAGCAGATATGATAAATGTTTAGATGCTTCAAGTTTATCAATTAGTTTCCCGAATTATAGAATGTTTTATAAAGTAAGGATAAATAATCCTTCTGAGCGATGGGTAATTATTTTGTTAGATCCAAGTATTATATGGAAAAAAGATTGTGCGTTTAACAGAACCAATGCTGCGAATAATCAAATGAGTTCAACATCTTTGCAGTATAGAAAAACTATACAGGCTTTTAATGATATGTTTGGAGATGAAAAGCTAAGAAAAGAAATTGGGCTGCCTTCTTATTTCACAACAGATCCTCAGGCAGAGGTTTTAGTTTTTGATATTATAGAACCTGAGTATATAAGGAAAATAGTTGTGGAAAAAGAAGAAGACAGGGAATATATATTGAATACATTATCTTTGAATGATGAAATGGTAATTGTTGATGTCAAGTATTTTAGACCAAGGTTTGACTTTAATTATTGGAGAGGAGAGGATTTAATATGGCTGTAA
- a CDS encoding Rpn family recombination-promoting nuclease/putative transposase codes for MNSELPSMEHDTTFKFLLKDKKELLLLVKDILKYKWAEEIEEESIEFDDSEFVTQHFSQLRADIVAKAKLKNREMYFYILIENQSTVRRDMAQKILKYMVSLWWNELSKGVENLPPVIPIVVYNGIKEKWNISTDLMEAFETFKDDVFRYRVVDVFEIDVKKILEEEKDLLTPIVFYLEQVREDRDELIRRLLEVEKNLEKLSKENIDRFLRWVYYIIRPRLLEEQREEYERVVERVKQGGAEKMGDFVSNVARLLDEAKTKEFNLGLQQGLQQGLQQGLQQGFQQGFEQSRIETAERMILKGYKDEEIAEITGLSLERIKELRAKHRN; via the coding sequence TTGAACAGTGAACTTCCATCGATGGAACATGACACTACCTTTAAATTCCTACTCAAAGACAAAAAAGAGCTGTTACTTCTTGTCAAAGATATACTCAAGTACAAATGGGCAGAGGAGATAGAAGAAGAATCTATAGAATTTGATGACAGCGAATTTGTAACACAGCACTTTTCGCAGCTGCGAGCCGACATTGTAGCTAAAGCAAAACTGAAAAACAGAGAAATGTATTTTTACATCTTAATTGAGAACCAATCAACAGTAAGAAGAGATATGGCCCAAAAGATACTAAAGTACATGGTAAGCCTGTGGTGGAATGAACTTAGCAAAGGAGTAGAAAACTTGCCTCCTGTTATACCCATAGTGGTATACAACGGAATCAAGGAAAAATGGAATATTTCGACTGACTTAATGGAGGCATTTGAGACTTTTAAAGATGATGTATTTAGATACAGAGTAGTTGATGTATTTGAGATAGATGTTAAAAAGATTTTGGAAGAAGAAAAAGATTTGCTGACACCTATAGTATTTTATTTAGAGCAGGTAAGAGAAGACAGGGATGAGCTTATAAGAAGGCTTTTAGAGGTTGAGAAGAATTTAGAGAAGCTAAGCAAAGAGAACATAGATAGATTTTTAAGGTGGGTGTATTACATTATAAGACCGAGGTTATTGGAAGAGCAGAGAGAAGAGTATGAAAGGGTAGTAGAGAGAGTCAAACAAGGGGGTGCTGAGAAGATGGGTGATTTTGTATCTAATGTAGCAAGACTTCTCGATGAAGCAAAAACAAAAGAATTTAACCTTGGGCTTCAACAAGGACTACAGCAAGGACTGCAGCAAGGACTTCAGCAAGGGTTTCAGCAAGGTTTTGAGCAAAGCAGAATAGAAACAGCTGAGAGGATGATTTTAAAAGGTTACAAAGATGAGGAGATAGCAGAGATTACAGGACTTTCGCTTGAGAGAATAAAAGAACTTCGTGCAAAGCATAGAAATTGA
- the csx2 gene encoding TIGR02221 family CRISPR-associated protein — MNVHKASNILISVIGKGRLKKDQTVGYEQTEYVFNPDKKKNKRYTASKTAFFGIALYEYLRNVESINIDKFIIIGTNKSAWSELYQILPHDVQSSEGITEMCLKVYEEEKKGISEQTLLEWQNTLTKYVPSLKFHKIEPVELGKGIDILLKELDKDGAHNVIFDMTHAFRNIPIVFSYGIMLLKYLRKINNIRIFYGAHDMKEYFSELGGEQSPVIEISFIDKLVKMIEAMATFENSGYFVPILNQLGFGNKEKTYFRLEMNRQPRREIEEIIKGLEDKLNTAEHAYEREIVEIMYREFCEMNRQEKLFQRMYKRSQFFYERKQYLKALILLYEATIVLFADVYNIKDNMNYDAREEARDKLRNEIKNVGSDANSNRLIKDQEEAEILKELEYVRNAAVHGSSSRSNQNYLEDIDSFKILFNSALKVFEKLLRRRDEIKKSF, encoded by the coding sequence GTGAATGTACACAAAGCCTCGAATATCCTAATTTCCGTAATAGGCAAGGGTCGACTTAAAAAGGACCAAACAGTGGGTTATGAACAAACTGAATACGTTTTTAATCCTGACAAAAAAAAGAATAAAAGATATACAGCGTCAAAGACAGCCTTTTTTGGTATTGCCCTATATGAATATCTTAGAAACGTTGAGAGCATAAACATTGACAAGTTTATTATAATTGGCACTAATAAATCAGCGTGGTCAGAACTTTACCAAATTCTTCCCCATGATGTACAAAGCTCAGAAGGCATAACTGAGATGTGCTTGAAAGTGTATGAAGAAGAAAAGAAAGGTATTTCAGAGCAAACGCTTTTAGAGTGGCAAAATACTTTAACAAAGTACGTACCAAGCCTTAAGTTTCATAAAATAGAGCCAGTTGAACTTGGTAAAGGCATTGACATACTTTTGAAAGAGCTTGATAAAGATGGTGCCCACAATGTAATTTTTGACATGACGCACGCCTTTAGGAACATTCCTATTGTTTTTTCCTATGGTATAATGCTTTTGAAGTATTTGAGAAAGATAAACAACATAAGAATATTCTATGGTGCACACGATATGAAGGAATATTTTTCAGAGCTTGGGGGTGAACAATCCCCTGTAATTGAAATTTCTTTTATAGACAAACTGGTCAAAATGATTGAGGCGATGGCTACCTTTGAAAATTCTGGCTACTTTGTGCCCATTTTGAATCAACTTGGTTTTGGCAACAAAGAGAAGACATATTTCAGGCTGGAGATGAACCGCCAGCCACGAAGAGAGATTGAAGAGATAATAAAAGGGCTTGAGGATAAACTAAATACAGCTGAGCATGCTTATGAAAGAGAAATAGTTGAGATAATGTACAGAGAATTTTGTGAAATGAACAGGCAGGAAAAACTCTTTCAGAGAATGTACAAAAGATCTCAGTTTTTCTATGAAAGAAAACAGTATCTCAAGGCTTTGATTCTTCTTTATGAAGCAACAATTGTACTTTTTGCAGATGTATATAATATAAAAGACAATATGAATTACGATGCACGTGAAGAGGCACGAGATAAACTAAGAAATGAAATAAAGAATGTTGGATCTGATGCAAATTCAAATAGACTAATCAAAGACCAAGAGGAAGCAGAAATACTAAAAGAGTTAGAATATGTTAGGAACGCTGCAGTGCATGGTTCATCATCTCGCAGCAATCAAAACTATTTAGAAGATATTGACTCATTCAAAATACTTTTTAATTCAGCGCTAAAAGTATTTGAAAAGCTACTCAGAAGAAGAGATGAGATTAAAAAAAGTTTCTGA
- a CDS encoding Rpn family recombination-promoting nuclease/putative transposase, which produces MNNLLPHNINDLEYKYIFSNKSIFLRFLKRLDEIGVFKNLTEDQLERIDKSYVLPDFSEQESDILYKVNLKEKEIIFYILFEHQSTVDHSMSIRLLFYITDIYRDYVKDFDKGEIRKKGFTLPAVVPIVFYDGEDRWTATRRLREKILGFEEFGNCVIDFEYILIDLNQAESILQVKDILSLILKLNRIKRYEELERLFLELREYLWGAEEKEIEVLKVCLPVALRELEEIEVEAAKRAIDETVRGGEKAMPLFQNLRKIREELIFEGLQQGIQQGIQQGIEQGIRQGFEQSKIETAERMILKGYKDEEIAEITGLSFEKIKELRAKHRN; this is translated from the coding sequence ATGAATAACCTGCTTCCTCACAACATAAATGACCTGGAGTACAAATACATATTCTCTAACAAAAGCATCTTCCTCAGGTTTTTAAAAAGACTTGATGAGATTGGGGTATTCAAAAATCTTACAGAAGACCAGCTTGAAAGAATTGACAAAAGTTATGTTTTGCCAGACTTCTCTGAACAGGAAAGTGACATCCTCTATAAAGTCAATTTAAAAGAGAAAGAGATTATCTTTTACATTTTGTTTGAACATCAATCAACAGTTGACCATTCAATGTCAATAAGGCTTTTGTTTTACATCACAGATATATACAGAGACTATGTCAAAGATTTTGACAAAGGGGAAATAAGGAAAAAGGGATTTACATTGCCGGCAGTTGTGCCGATAGTGTTTTACGACGGGGAAGACAGGTGGACAGCTACAAGAAGGCTGAGGGAGAAGATTTTAGGATTTGAGGAGTTTGGAAATTGCGTAATTGATTTTGAGTATATATTGATTGACTTAAACCAAGCAGAAAGCATTTTGCAAGTGAAAGACATACTGAGCTTAATATTGAAGCTCAATAGGATTAAGAGATATGAGGAGTTAGAGAGGTTATTTTTGGAGCTGAGAGAATATTTATGGGGGGCAGAGGAGAAGGAGATAGAGGTGTTGAAGGTGTGCTTGCCAGTTGCTTTGAGGGAGCTTGAGGAGATAGAAGTTGAGGCTGCCAAAAGAGCGATTGATGAGACTGTAAGAGGGGGTGAAAAAGCTATGCCACTATTTCAGAATTTGAGAAAGATAAGAGAAGAGTTGATTTTTGAAGGATTACAGCAAGGAATTCAGCAGGGAATTCAGCAGGGAATTGAGCAAGGTATTAGGCAGGGATTTGAGCAGAGCAAGATAGAGACAGCTGAGAGGATGATTTTAAAAGGTTACAAAGATGAGGAGATAGCAGAGATTACAGGACTTTCGTTTGAAAAGATAAAAGAGCTTCGTGCAAAGCACAGAAACTGA
- a CDS encoding UvrD-helicase domain-containing protein, protein MLLVRDQMMKKMKKEKNKKKILKILSFAREIQQIGKEELRNSLYIRKIKGCREPIFKFRLNTNERVLFMFGSDIEDLREEFKNAIVLIDYCNHDSQIIKARRIESINANKIEEDLKIEMWTSEDEFDNEINALYKNYKFCVNQEMNIVISDQFMKYLIEDDSEEYLYYLNDEQYECLKNSTLATIVKGSAGSGKTTILLHKLGMLAGDKLKVGYFTYTSYLRDRAENIYSKYWKYDKSKIYFYSLIDFLLRTTGISMDRVVTLNRFKQWYMNTVGRFYKFHYIDVWTEIKGIIKGCMGINWIRDRAIPVEFLDDRIAEFFEKKGYIKRHSDRWILHTQKSLNEIKEELYREGYKGEREILVIENLKKYFYRLHNLIDTAKSGLDEEYYLELPEDYSIFSYEDRKEIYQIYLKYNEWLKESNLFDEDDLALIVIEKIKRNEIEKFDFLLVDEIQDLSEVEIYALINLVKNKENIIATGDVHQIINPTFFSFGRVANYFSCIDVNFKEFCLKKNYRSQEQIVALANKMCEFRKKYIGALSDDILEVSIRSGEKPWIVPLDKNNLEKAVEFVSTTKSSVLVVEDEDTKNKIASKYNILEKTFTVHEAKGLEFNYVICLNLISKHEDVWMDILSGVAKRISKYRYFFNLFYVAITRCKRWLIIMEENPYIDIIEALKGYIWYSDVLEIDEKMLEISSIEERYQYARMLEQKEMLKEAISAYEKLGSEKDVLRCRIKLQAEATGYEKAGDRLLEIEEFEEAAKYYFKALCYEKMIKAKILAGNYINREDILKEDMNEYNITWPGLLSKFDDREIVQLYHKYFSGKCEKIKNLFNDIDFYINYSAEMLKIIDGGK, encoded by the coding sequence ATGCTCCTTGTAAGAGACCAGATGATGAAAAAGATGAAGAAAGAGAAGAATAAGAAGAAAATACTCAAGATTCTATCTTTTGCCAGGGAAATTCAGCAGATAGGGAAAGAAGAGTTGAGAAATAGTTTGTACATAAGGAAAATAAAAGGATGTAGAGAACCTATCTTTAAGTTTCGTTTGAATACCAATGAAAGAGTTTTGTTTATGTTTGGATCGGATATTGAGGATTTAAGAGAAGAATTCAAAAATGCTATAGTTTTGATAGATTATTGCAATCATGACAGTCAAATTATAAAAGCCAGGAGAATTGAAAGCATCAATGCTAATAAGATAGAAGAAGATTTAAAAATTGAGATGTGGACTTCGGAAGATGAGTTTGATAATGAAATTAATGCTTTATACAAAAACTATAAATTCTGTGTCAATCAAGAGATGAATATAGTAATTTCAGACCAGTTTATGAAGTATCTTATAGAAGATGATAGTGAGGAATATCTTTATTATCTAAATGATGAACAGTATGAATGTCTTAAAAACTCGACATTGGCAACAATTGTAAAGGGAAGTGCTGGTTCAGGCAAGACAACAATTTTGCTACACAAATTAGGAATGCTGGCAGGAGACAAATTAAAGGTAGGGTATTTCACATACACATCCTATCTAAGAGATAGAGCTGAAAATATTTATAGTAAATACTGGAAGTATGATAAAAGCAAGATTTATTTTTACTCTTTAATTGACTTTTTACTCAGGACCACAGGTATAAGCATGGATAGGGTTGTTACTTTGAACAGGTTCAAGCAGTGGTACATGAACACTGTTGGTCGATTTTATAAGTTCCACTATATTGATGTATGGACAGAAATTAAGGGGATAATAAAAGGTTGTATGGGTATAAATTGGATTAGAGACAGGGCAATCCCAGTTGAATTTTTAGATGATCGGATAGCAGAATTTTTTGAAAAAAAGGGATACATAAAAAGGCATTCTGACAGGTGGATATTACATACACAAAAAAGTTTAAATGAGATCAAAGAAGAACTGTACAGAGAAGGGTACAAAGGTGAAAGGGAGATTTTGGTAATAGAAAACTTGAAAAAATATTTTTATCGACTTCATAATTTAATTGATACAGCAAAGTCAGGACTTGATGAAGAATATTATCTTGAATTGCCAGAAGATTATTCTATTTTTTCATATGAAGACCGAAAAGAGATATATCAGATCTACTTGAAATACAATGAATGGTTAAAGGAATCTAACCTGTTTGATGAAGATGATTTAGCTCTCATAGTTATAGAAAAAATAAAGAGAAATGAAATTGAAAAATTCGATTTTTTGCTTGTCGATGAAATTCAAGATTTGAGCGAAGTTGAAATATATGCATTAATTAATCTTGTAAAGAACAAGGAGAATATAATTGCAACAGGAGATGTACATCAAATTATAAATCCTACGTTCTTTAGTTTTGGGAGAGTTGCTAATTATTTTTCTTGCATAGATGTCAACTTCAAAGAATTTTGTCTTAAAAAGAATTACAGAAGTCAAGAGCAGATAGTTGCACTTGCCAACAAAATGTGTGAGTTTAGGAAAAAATATATTGGTGCGCTTTCTGATGACATACTTGAAGTCAGTATAAGAAGCGGGGAAAAACCGTGGATTGTTCCGCTTGATAAAAACAATTTAGAAAAGGCTGTTGAATTTGTCTCTACAACTAAAAGTTCAGTTTTGGTTGTTGAAGATGAAGATACAAAGAATAAGATAGCATCGAAATACAATATTTTAGAAAAAACCTTTACTGTGCATGAGGCAAAGGGATTGGAATTCAATTATGTTATTTGTTTAAATTTGATATCAAAACATGAAGATGTATGGATGGATATACTTTCTGGAGTAGCCAAAAGAATTTCAAAATACAGATACTTTTTTAATTTGTTTTATGTTGCTATTACAAGATGTAAAAGATGGCTAATAATTATGGAAGAAAATCCTTATATTGATATTATTGAGGCTTTAAAGGGATATATATGGTATTCTGATGTTCTTGAAATTGATGAAAAAATGTTGGAAATCAGTTCGATAGAAGAAAGGTATCAGTATGCAAGAATGTTAGAACAAAAAGAAATGCTGAAAGAAGCTATTTCAGCTTATGAAAAACTCGGGAGCGAAAAGGATGTTCTGAGATGTCGAATAAAGCTACAGGCAGAAGCAACAGGATATGAAAAAGCTGGAGATAGACTTTTGGAAATTGAAGAGTTTGAAGAGGCAGCAAAATATTATTTTAAGGCTCTATGCTATGAAAAGATGATAAAGGCAAAAATTCTGGCTGGAAATTATATCAACAGAGAAGACATTTTGAAAGAAGATATGAATGAATATAATATAACATGGCCAGGACTTTTAAGCAAATTTGACGACAGAGAGATTGTTCAATTGTATCATAAATATTTCAGTGGGAAATGCGAAAAAATTAAAAACCTTTTCAATGACATAGATTTTTACATAAACTATTCAGCAGAAATGCTAAAAATAATTGATGGGGGAAAATAA
- a CDS encoding DarT1-associated NADAR antitoxin family protein gives MAVRPVFLSTDPEEEELVKVVDVEFEWYAGFSLSQKQKCIESLHKNFIKEFGSKNILEISTKSNNKLGVELSAFNLKIYYEPLKKLVPVENVFQASKVFEGNVQYLDLLEKTPIEAKKDSRLRNSGKLIYFKYNETKWELEPKTLFYDWLYINALYNNKELAEKIISYEAFTDIEFNPEKSYNCQARSAALYVSFYKRKLFPDILDVEFYKSYVNKNSKRSSNLQQISFE, from the coding sequence ATGGCTGTAAGACCTGTATTTTTGTCAACTGACCCTGAGGAAGAAGAGTTGGTGAAAGTTGTAGATGTTGAATTTGAGTGGTATGCAGGTTTTTCCTTATCACAGAAGCAAAAATGTATTGAATCCCTTCATAAAAATTTTATAAAAGAGTTTGGGTCTAAGAATATTCTGGAGATCTCAACAAAATCAAATAATAAACTTGGTGTTGAACTAAGCGCATTTAATCTTAAAATTTACTATGAGCCACTTAAGAAATTAGTTCCTGTTGAAAATGTGTTTCAGGCAAGTAAAGTTTTTGAAGGAAATGTTCAATATTTAGACCTGTTAGAAAAAACACCAATCGAAGCAAAAAAGGACAGCAGATTAAGAAATAGCGGCAAATTAATTTACTTTAAATATAATGAAACCAAATGGGAATTAGAACCGAAAACATTATTTTATGATTGGCTTTATATAAATGCTTTGTATAATAATAAGGAATTGGCTGAAAAGATTATTAGCTATGAAGCATTTACTGATATAGAGTTCAATCCTGAAAAGTCATACAACTGTCAGGCAAGATCAGCAGCTCTGTACGTTTCGTTTTATAAAAGAAAATTATTTCCTGATATACTGGATGTAGAATTTTATAAAAGTTATGTTAATAAAAATTCTAAAAGGTCTTCTAATCTACAACAGATTTCTTTTGAGTAG